Within Deltaproteobacteria bacterium, the genomic segment GGCGCGCCTCGCCGAGGTCGCGTTGCTCGCCCAGGACGGACGGAAGACGCAGGCCTGCGACCTCATCCGGACGTCGCGCGGCCGGGCGACGAGCGCCGGCGCCGACTCCCTCGAGGCGCGGCTCCGCGGCATGGAGCCCGAGGTCTGTCGCTGACGGTCACTGGACCGGGGTGACGAACCCTTCGCTCTCCTCGGTCTCGACGTCCTCGATCGACACCCGCGCCTCGCGGTACTGCGCGCGCGGGTAGACGAGGTACCCCCTGACGGTCGTATGGGGCCGCACGCGCTGCGCCGTCAGACGCTCGGCCCGCACCCGTTCCGCGGCGGCGCCGGGCGACATGGCGGCCGACAGCGCGGGACCCGTCAGGGGAGCCGCCGCCGGTGCGTCGCCGGGTACCAGCTCCAGGCGCGCGGGGTCGGCCGAAACCGTGCGGTCGGTATTGTTGCGGATCGTCACGCGGACGAGCACGGCATCGGGCCCCACCGGCACGCCGCCGAGGTCGAGCAGCGCCTCGTCGGGACGGACGACGTGCACCAGCACCTCGAGGCCACGTGCGGCGCGCGGCGCCTCGAAATCGGGCATCTCGACCAGGCTCTTGAAGCTGTAGTCGAACGCGCGGCTGAAGTCGTAGCTCGGCGCGAGGCCTTCCTCGACCGGCTGGAGCCGTGCGCCGTTGGCGTCGCAGCGGATGCGGACGCGGCCGGTGACGGTCGTGCCGTCGGCCAGCGTCTTCGTGCCCGTGATCTCGCCCGGTTGATCGGGCGCGGCGGGGACGAGCGCGGTCACCGTGTAGCCGAGCTCGAGCATCGTGCGCCGCGCCACGCGGGTGGCACGATCGCACGGCAGGCCCGGCCGCTCGACGGCGTACTGCCGCGGTGCGGGACACGCGGCGACCGCCATGAGCAGGAGGACCGCCCATCGCATGTCCTCCCTTCTGCTACACTGGGCCCGTGGACGTCCATACGATCGGGCATTCCACCCGCACGCTCCGGGAGCTGCTCGACCTCCTCTCGCAGCACGGCATCGCGGGCATCGCCGACGTGCGGCGCTTCCCGGCCTCGCGGCGCCATCCCCATTTCGCGCGCGAGGCGCTGGCCCGCGCGCTCGCCGAGAGCGGGATTCGCTACGACTGGCTCCCCGAGCTCGGCGGACGGCGGTCGAGCCGCCCCGACTCGCCGCACGTCGCCTGGCGAACCGCCGGCTTCCGCGGCTACGCCGACCACATGGAGAGCGCGGAGTTCCGCGCTGGCCTCGCGCGCCTCCTCGCGCTCGCTGCGGCGCGGCCGACCGCGGTGCTCTGTGCGGAAGCCGTCCCGTGGCGGTGCCACCGGCAGCTCATCGCGGACGCGCTCGTCGCCCGCGGCCTCTCGGTGATGCACGTGACCGGCCCCGGCGAGGCATCGCCGCACCGGTTGACGTCCTTCGCCCGCCTCGATGGCGAGCGCATCGTCTACGACGGCGGTCAGCTCGGGATGCAGGCCTGATCGCCCTCCTGGCCCGCTCGTCGCCGATCATCCATAATGCGGTTTCGACGGTGAAGACGCTGGCGCATGTCGTGAGCCATGGCCCGCACTGCCTCGACGGCGTCGCAGCCGCCGTCGCCGTCGCGCGGTACCAGGCCGGTCGGGCCGACGTGCAGACGCGATTCGCGAGCAACAGCGAGGTGGACGCCGTGCTGCGCGGCCTCGCGCCCGCGCCCGGGCGCGACCACGAGCTCTGGATCACCGACATCTCCTGGCGCGAGCCGGAGACCGACGCTCACCTGACTCGCCTCGCCCGCGCCGGCGTGCGCATCTACTGGGTCGACCACCACCGCAGCGCCCTCGAGCGCTTCCGGGCGGGTCAGGTGAACGTGCCCTTCGCGGACTTCGTGCTGAGCGAGGAGTACGCCGCCTCGCGCCTCGTCTACGACTACCTCGCACGCCGGCTCGAGGCGGAAGGCCGGAGCGAGGCGCGCTTCGCGGCGCTGGGCCGGCTGATCGAGATGGCCGACGACAACGACCGCTGGCTGCACCGGGTACCGGGGTCGCGTGAGCTCGCCGGCGTGGTGCGCGTCCTCGGGGCAGAGGCGTATGACGACCTCCTGGCGAGCGACGCCCAGCTCACCTACACGCCCCGCATGGCGGCAGCTCGGGACCGGGTGGCAGCCGAGATCGCGCGCAGCCTCGCGGTCGCCAGCGCGAGCCGCGTCGAGCGGCGGATCGGGGACGTCACGCTGGTGGCGGCGGTGTGTGACGGTCACCCGAGCGAGGTGGCCGACGCGTGGCGCAAGGAGAGGCGGAACGCGGTCTTCGCGCTCTACGACGCCAAGAGCCTGAGCGTCAGCCTTCGCCGCTCGGCGGACTGCGAGGTCGATCTCTCGCGCCTGGCGAGCGCGCTCGGGGGCGGCGGCCACGCGGCGGCCGCGGGCGCGGAGCTGCCCGAGCTGCGCACCGCGCTGGCCGAGGCGCTCGCGGCACGCGTGGGGGAACGGCTCCCGTGAAGCCGGTCCTCACCCACCTGGCGCTCGGCGT encodes:
- a CDS encoding DUF488 domain-containing protein produces the protein MDVHTIGHSTRTLRELLDLLSQHGIAGIADVRRFPASRRHPHFAREALARALAESGIRYDWLPELGGRRSSRPDSPHVAWRTAGFRGYADHMESAEFRAGLARLLALAAARPTAVLCAEAVPWRCHRQLIADALVARGLSVMHVTGPGEASPHRLTSFARLDGERIVYDGGQLGMQA